One part of the Saprospiraceae bacterium genome encodes these proteins:
- a CDS encoding class I SAM-dependent methyltransferase has product MGILENLYTAERANEKAISDKPVFMRQLFAYEQAAQEIHGEVLEIGCGEGYGIKLLAPHASRYIAIDKHIPSNQENFKNIEFKQMEVPFLQGLNNDRFDIVICFQLIEHIQDDKTLLSEIHRVLKPGGKLLLTTPNKTMSLTRNPYHMREYTTEEFKNLMTQYFKNDKIFFGGVYGDQQIVNYHEKNKLGIQKWKKWDVFNFEENLPAKWFQIPYDILNRINRNRLKNQHDELVSKITTSNYFLKAMDGNQLDFYCKAEK; this is encoded by the coding sequence ATGGGTATTTTAGAAAATTTATATACAGCAGAACGTGCAAATGAAAAAGCCATTTCTGATAAACCAGTATTCATGCGCCAACTATTTGCGTATGAACAAGCCGCCCAGGAAATTCATGGTGAAGTCCTTGAAATAGGCTGTGGAGAAGGTTATGGAATTAAACTTTTAGCGCCTCATGCCAGTCGTTATATAGCCATTGATAAACACATTCCATCGAATCAGGAAAATTTTAAAAATATTGAATTTAAGCAGATGGAAGTTCCATTTCTCCAAGGATTAAATAATGACCGATTTGATATCGTAATCTGCTTTCAGCTTATCGAACATATTCAAGACGACAAAACGCTATTGTCAGAAATACACAGGGTTCTAAAACCAGGTGGAAAATTATTACTTACGACCCCTAATAAAACTATGTCCCTGACAAGAAATCCTTACCATATGAGAGAATATACTACCGAAGAATTCAAAAATCTAATGACTCAATATTTCAAAAATGATAAGATATTTTTTGGTGGCGTATATGGAGATCAACAAATTGTTAATTATCACGAAAAAAATAAACTAGGAATCCAAAAATGGAAAAAATGGGATGTCTTCAATTTTGAAGAAAATCTACCCGCAAAATGGTTTCAAATACCGTATGACATTCTTAACAGAATCAATAGAAATCGTTTGAAAAATCAACATGACGAACTGGTTTCAAAAATTACTACTTCAAACTATTTTCTTAAAGCAATGGATGGAAATCAGTTAGATTTTTATTGTAAAGCAGAAAAGTAA
- a CDS encoding cyanophycinase gives MEYKGTLIPVGGNENKGFGLKESDCLDFIKQGILSSIVKESGGQQSKIVVITTASSIPIEVGENYSTAFSSLGCSQVVILDIRKRSDSQSKSTLKTLEEADCIMFSGGDQSKIVKCFAETHAHKLITNKLIETKMVLAGTSAGAMSMSLQMIAGGSVVDAMQKGNVKMARGMGYLDQVIIDTHFIQRGRFGRLAEAVARFPNHLGIGLAEDTGLIIRKGNECEVIGSGMVILFDPRNLNHNRYLDLESGTPMSLSNLTTHILANGDRIKIRERSLKILPLETSFSTSLAK, from the coding sequence ATGGAATATAAAGGAACGTTGATACCAGTGGGGGGGAATGAAAATAAAGGATTCGGCCTAAAAGAGTCTGATTGTCTTGACTTTATAAAACAAGGGATCCTTTCTTCCATCGTCAAAGAAAGTGGTGGCCAGCAATCAAAAATCGTTGTCATCACGACAGCTTCCAGTATCCCAATTGAAGTCGGTGAAAACTATTCTACTGCGTTTTCTTCACTTGGATGTAGTCAGGTTGTCATTCTGGATATCCGAAAGCGCTCAGATTCCCAAAGCAAAAGCACTTTAAAAACACTTGAAGAAGCAGATTGTATCATGTTTTCAGGAGGAGATCAATCAAAAATTGTAAAATGTTTTGCAGAAACCCATGCCCATAAACTAATTACGAATAAACTTATAGAAACTAAAATGGTCCTTGCAGGAACAAGTGCTGGGGCAATGTCTATGTCATTGCAAATGATTGCAGGTGGAAGTGTCGTAGATGCGATGCAAAAGGGCAATGTAAAAATGGCCCGGGGTATGGGTTATCTAGATCAAGTAATTATTGATACTCATTTTATTCAACGCGGTCGATTTGGACGATTAGCTGAAGCGGTAGCGCGTTTCCCAAATCATTTGGGTATTGGACTTGCAGAGGATACCGGACTGATCATCAGAAAAGGAAATGAGTGTGAAGTAATTGGCTCAGGAATGGTTATTTTGTTTGATCCTCGCAATTTAAACCATAACCGTTATCTGGATTTGGAATCTGGAACTCCCATGTCATTAAGCAATCTTACAACCCATATTTTAGCGAATGGAGATCGAATTAAAATACGCGAAAGAAGCCTTAAAATCTTACCACTTGAAACTTCTTTTAGTACATCACTTGCCAAATAA